Proteins encoded within one genomic window of Patescibacteria group bacterium:
- a CDS encoding histidine triad nucleotide-binding protein: MPDQTENCVFCNIISGKNPAQIEYQDTAIIAFTDIEPAAPFHLLVVPKKHIGSIDQVQSTDQEILGKLVITAKEIAHRSNLDEEGYRIVINNGHNGGQKVEHLHLHLLAGTELGPMTSAKPNPISQFG; this comes from the coding sequence ATGCCTGATCAAACTGAAAACTGTGTTTTTTGTAATATCATTAGCGGGAAGAATCCTGCCCAAATTGAATATCAAGACACAGCTATTATTGCCTTTACGGATATCGAGCCCGCCGCACCATTTCATCTATTGGTAGTACCAAAAAAACATATCGGTTCTATTGACCAGGTGCAATCAACAGATCAAGAGATACTGGGCAAATTAGTAATTACCGCTAAAGAAATTGCCCACCGTAGCAATTTAGATGAAGAAGGATATCGAATTGTGATCAATAACGGTCACAATGGGGGACAAAAAGTGGAACATCTACATTTGCATTTATTGGCTGGAACAGAGTTAGGGCCAATGACCTCGGCCAAACCAAACCCAATTAGCCAGTTTGGATGA
- a CDS encoding diacylglycerol kinase family protein, whose amino-acid sequence MKEPVNGIDGKTLLKSFGYAIKGVKHLLRTEQNARIHLTAAVLAFFLSVAFHITRVEAMIIFIAVTMVFALEIINTAIEKILDFLHPDSHSVIGEVKDALAGAVLIAAFIAAVVAVLIFYPYVKELFETLMY is encoded by the coding sequence ATGAAAGAACCGGTGAATGGGATAGATGGCAAGACATTGTTAAAGAGTTTTGGCTACGCCATCAAAGGGGTTAAACATCTTTTACGCACTGAACAAAACGCTCGTATTCATTTAACAGCAGCAGTTTTGGCATTCTTCTTATCCGTGGCTTTTCACATCACCAGGGTTGAGGCGATGATTATTTTTATCGCTGTGACTATGGTTTTTGCTTTAGAAATTATTAATACCGCAATCGAGAAAATTCTCGATTTTTTGCATCCGGATAGCCATTCCGTTATCGGTGAGGTTAAAGACGCGCTTGCCGGGGCCGTACTAATTGCTGCCTTTATTGCCGCTGTGGTGGCCGTGCTCATCTTTTACCCATACGTTAAAGAGCTGTTTGAAACATTGATGTACTAA
- a CDS encoding GatB/YqeY domain-containing protein, translating into MATLTDQINTKLTEAMKSQNAFELNTLRMLKSALMNASLVGTNHQLDAAAEIAVVQTEVKKRKQSIEMYHQGNRPELAEKEQKEIDFLMQFLPAQMSEDEVKAIVAKAIASTGAVGKQDMSKVMGAVMPQLKGKADGGMVSAIVNQLLS; encoded by the coding sequence ATGGCCACTCTAACCGATCAAATTAATACAAAATTAACTGAAGCTATGAAGTCTCAGAATGCTTTTGAGTTGAATACTTTACGCATGCTTAAAAGTGCACTAATGAACGCGTCGCTAGTGGGGACAAACCATCAGTTAGATGCTGCTGCCGAGATTGCAGTGGTACAAACCGAAGTTAAAAAACGCAAACAATCTATTGAGATGTATCACCAAGGCAATCGCCCGGAATTGGCCGAAAAAGAGCAAAAGGAAATTGATTTTTTGATGCAATTTTTGCCTGCCCAAATGTCTGAAGACGAAGTAAAGGCAATTGTCGCCAAAGCCATTGCATCAACCGGCGCGGTGGGCAAACAAGATATGTCAAAAGTGATGGGCGCGGTGATGCCACAATTAAAAGGAAAAGCGGATGGGGGAATGGTTAGCGCTATTGTTAACCAGCTCTTGTCTTAG
- the rpsU gene encoding 30S ribosomal protein S21 — MTEVRKKEHERFDVLLRRFNRDIQQSGLLSIVKKKRYFAEEPSRGQRRMSAIRKAERKAIKRGY; from the coding sequence ATGACCGAAGTTCGTAAAAAAGAACACGAAAGATTTGATGTGCTCCTACGCCGCTTTAATCGCGATATCCAGCAAAGCGGTCTTTTATCGATCGTAAAAAAGAAACGTTACTTTGCCGAAGAGCCTAGCCGCGGTCAACGCCGTATGTCGGCTATCCGCAAGGCGGAACGCAAAGCGATCAAGAGAGGATACTAA
- the trxA gene encoding thioredoxin, with the protein MPEATQHVVVVTDDTFDQIVLKSKFPVVVDCWATWCQPCRVLSPIIDALAAEYAGKIKVCKLDVDDNNKMAEKFGVMSIPTVLFFKDGEVVDTTVGALPKTVIQEHFDKLI; encoded by the coding sequence ATGCCCGAAGCAACCCAGCACGTAGTCGTAGTCACCGACGACACTTTTGACCAAATTGTTCTCAAAAGTAAATTCCCCGTAGTAGTTGACTGCTGGGCCACCTGGTGCCAACCTTGTCGAGTATTATCGCCAATTATCGATGCGTTAGCGGCAGAATACGCCGGTAAAATTAAAGTTTGTAAATTAGACGTAGATGATAATAATAAAATGGCCGAAAAATTTGGCGTAATGAGTATTCCAACCGTACTATTCTTTAAAGATGGGGAAGTGGTAGATACTACCGTAGGCGCCCTCCCCAAAACCGTCATTCAAGAACATTTTGACAAACTAATCTAA
- the ftsA gene encoding cell division protein FtsA, translating into MEDSIATAKRTIIAGLDVGSTKIATCVGQFQDGIVDIIGLGYSPSSGTRKGMVVDIEETVSSISQALEEAEQMCGAPITTAVIGITGPHIQSTISKGVIAISRADGEISEHDVDRVIQAAKVLPNTPNRDILHIIPRQFTVDSADGVSDPVGMSGIRLETEAVIISCATMAIKNLTKCVFQSGIDIQEIVYSPLATAKALITKKQSELGVVLLDIGAQTTTLTIFEEGDVLHTAAIPLGSNNITNDIAIGLRTSIDTAEKIKISHGAAKADQYNDKDQLDLSTLSDYDNETVSLKYVSEIIEARLNEILLMVRDELRNVGRDGLLPAGVVLTGGGCQISGLTDLVKETLRLPASIGRPQLPLSGMVDKLNDPLYSTSVGLMMWNVDNHTSLKPNNRADFTKVGAVVDKARGFFKQFIP; encoded by the coding sequence ATGGAGGACAGTATCGCTACAGCCAAGCGTACTATTATTGCTGGTTTAGATGTTGGAAGCACCAAAATTGCAACGTGCGTCGGACAATTCCAAGACGGTATCGTTGATATTATTGGTTTAGGTTATTCGCCTTCATCCGGCACTCGCAAAGGGATGGTAGTTGATATCGAAGAAACAGTCAGCTCCATTTCACAAGCGCTGGAAGAAGCCGAGCAGATGTGCGGCGCGCCAATAACCACCGCCGTAATTGGCATCACCGGCCCTCATATTCAATCCACAATTTCAAAAGGCGTCATTGCTATTTCTAGGGCAGACGGCGAAATTTCTGAGCACGATGTGGATCGGGTGATTCAAGCCGCCAAAGTACTGCCAAACACCCCGAATCGCGACATTTTGCATATTATCCCCAGACAGTTCACTGTTGATAGCGCAGATGGCGTTAGTGATCCGGTAGGGATGAGTGGAATTAGATTGGAAACCGAAGCGGTGATCATTTCTTGCGCCACAATGGCAATTAAGAATTTGACCAAATGCGTTTTTCAATCTGGCATCGATATTCAAGAGATTGTTTATTCGCCGCTTGCTACTGCCAAAGCATTGATCACTAAAAAACAGTCCGAACTTGGAGTGGTTTTACTCGACATCGGCGCCCAAACCACCACCTTGACCATTTTTGAAGAAGGGGATGTGCTGCACACCGCCGCCATTCCATTGGGCTCGAATAACATTACTAACGACATCGCAATCGGTTTACGCACATCAATTGATACCGCAGAGAAAATCAAAATTAGTCACGGCGCGGCGAAAGCAGATCAATACAACGACAAAGATCAGCTAGATCTAAGTACACTGAGCGATTATGACAACGAGACTGTTAGCCTAAAATACGTTTCCGAAATTATCGAAGCCAGACTAAACGAGATATTGCTAATGGTGCGCGATGAATTAAGAAACGTCGGACGTGACGGTTTATTACCCGCCGGGGTAGTGCTAACCGGTGGCGGTTGTCAGATTAGCGGACTGACTGATTTGGTTAAAGAAACGCTCCGTTTGCCTGCCAGTATTGGTCGGCCACAGCTTCCATTATCGGGGATGGTTGACAAATTGAATGATCCTCTCTATTCTACCAGTGTTGGACTAATGATGTGGAATGTGGATAACCATACTTCACTCAAACCCAACAATCGGGCAGATTTTACTAAGGTTGGAGCCGTGGTAGATAAAGCCCGAGGGTTTTTCAAACAATTTATACCCTAA
- a CDS encoding ATP-dependent DNA helicase has product MNNDYLSKLTPDQIAAVKHQQGPMMIIAGAGTGKTTVITTKIAYLVDSGVKPENILALTFTEKAAKEMSERVDILLPLGVFGVTISTFHGFSQQILRQFSQYTNISESTRLLTDLEQKLFVKSHITKFPAGDLRPLSNPTVKIEPMLNFFSRCKDELISPNKLLDFANESPENIELQELAQAYQIYQDLLLSNNFLDYGDLLMKTYELLSDHPNVTTQLRQTYQYILVDEYQDTNVAQTEIVKLLAPAKHNITVVGDDDQSIYRFRGATTGQMEQFRTHYQNCKIVTLIDNFRSPQFILDNAYALIQHNNPDRLEVSAKIDKRLRSQVSSRHGSSSAIPLRSFLTENEEARWVVSDITAKIKAGAEPEDCCVLVRTNNQSRIFAEKLTSAQIPFITKTEAGLMDDPIVKLIVYYCQVVADPHQFLPFFFLATSPIYKINPEKLIYALSETKSTHTPIEEIVARDEKLTQSCQNLLDDIAWARKQLHHLKTSDLILNWYKKRAEFFNSSDMYQDPSQIVTGLFSLTSAVQRFESLSSDNKLLHFIENLSTILSDNATEEIIAGGGVRLLTVHTAKGTEYPYVYITNLAEGRFPSINIQRGYIIPSDLLKYPIDEAEEFIKEERRLFYTAITRAKHEVSLSAARVYGSGTRERKESRFISELSNISRVEETSAKLIETSPESLVPQKKSVEVKSINPHTLQNYDDCPLKYKFISVDKLAAPSDFSANVGSLMHSLFAWFFTERQQNRLPSLDDLQNRLQLNWNNRGFLDAQHQAEMKIECQNQINNFYQMFAKLPAPDSIEHKFEVKMTTTKLVGRIDAVYHNGLGSISNNKLPLIIDFKTSSSVTNQSDADTKTKDSDQLTLYALAWQNSHNVIPQTALYFPSSNLFGIKTVTQKQIDRQLERIDKIVGLIEKEQLDATPSKFTCQYCPFAQFCPQSMSK; this is encoded by the coding sequence ATGAATAATGATTATCTTTCCAAACTAACACCAGACCAAATTGCGGCGGTGAAGCACCAACAGGGACCAATGATGATCATTGCCGGTGCCGGAACAGGTAAAACCACCGTTATCACCACCAAAATTGCCTACTTGGTGGATAGTGGCGTCAAACCGGAAAACATCTTGGCCTTAACGTTTACCGAAAAAGCGGCCAAGGAGATGTCTGAGCGCGTCGATATTTTATTACCGCTTGGAGTTTTTGGTGTCACCATTAGCACCTTTCATGGCTTTAGCCAGCAGATTTTGCGCCAGTTTAGCCAATACACTAACATCTCAGAATCTACCAGGCTTTTAACCGATCTTGAACAAAAACTATTTGTCAAAAGTCATATTACAAAATTTCCGGCAGGCGATTTAAGACCGCTGTCTAACCCAACAGTTAAGATTGAACCAATGTTAAACTTTTTCTCGCGTTGCAAAGACGAGCTGATTTCCCCTAATAAGTTACTGGACTTTGCCAATGAGTCGCCCGAGAACATCGAACTACAAGAACTCGCCCAAGCGTATCAGATTTATCAAGACTTACTGCTTAGCAATAATTTTTTGGATTATGGCGATTTACTAATGAAAACTTACGAACTGTTGTCAGACCACCCAAATGTAACCACACAGCTTCGTCAAACATATCAATATATTTTAGTGGATGAATACCAAGACACCAATGTGGCCCAAACCGAGATAGTCAAATTGCTTGCCCCGGCAAAGCACAACATCACGGTAGTGGGGGATGACGACCAATCGATTTATCGATTTCGTGGCGCCACAACCGGGCAAATGGAACAATTTCGTACTCATTATCAAAATTGCAAAATTGTAACCTTAATTGATAATTTTCGCTCGCCTCAATTTATTTTAGACAACGCTTACGCCCTGATTCAACACAACAACCCGGATCGGCTAGAAGTTTCGGCCAAAATCGATAAGCGACTTCGCTCGCAAGTGTCATCTCGACATGGCTCCTCATCCGCCATTCCACTTCGATCATTTCTAACTGAAAATGAAGAGGCTAGGTGGGTTGTCTCAGATATTACCGCCAAGATTAAAGCCGGAGCTGAGCCGGAAGACTGCTGTGTTTTGGTTCGCACCAACAATCAATCCCGCATCTTTGCTGAAAAACTGACCTCGGCACAAATCCCATTCATCACCAAAACCGAAGCTGGTCTAATGGACGACCCTATAGTCAAGCTGATTGTTTATTACTGCCAAGTGGTAGCTGACCCGCATCAGTTTTTGCCGTTTTTCTTCTTGGCAACATCACCGATTTATAAAATCAATCCCGAGAAATTAATCTACGCCTTATCCGAAACCAAATCTACTCACACGCCGATCGAAGAAATTGTGGCCCGTGATGAAAAACTAACGCAAAGTTGTCAAAACTTACTGGATGATATTGCGTGGGCGCGTAAACAGCTTCACCACTTAAAAACTTCGGATTTGATATTAAATTGGTATAAAAAACGCGCCGAGTTTTTTAACTCGTCTGATATGTATCAAGACCCAAGCCAAATTGTTACCGGATTATTTAGCCTAACTTCGGCCGTACAGCGCTTTGAATCGCTTTCATCTGATAATAAGCTGCTCCATTTTATAGAAAATTTATCTACTATTTTGTCCGACAACGCAACGGAAGAAATTATTGCCGGTGGGGGAGTAAGACTGCTGACTGTGCACACCGCTAAAGGCACCGAATATCCATACGTGTACATCACCAATTTGGCAGAGGGAAGATTTCCATCAATAAACATTCAGCGAGGGTATATAATTCCATCTGACTTACTAAAATATCCAATCGACGAAGCAGAAGAATTTATTAAAGAAGAGCGCCGATTGTTTTATACCGCCATCACTCGAGCAAAACACGAGGTTAGCTTGAGCGCAGCAAGGGTTTACGGATCAGGCACTCGCGAGCGCAAAGAGTCTCGATTTATCTCTGAGCTATCAAACATTTCGCGAGTTGAAGAAACCAGTGCAAAATTGATCGAAACCAGCCCGGAAAGCCTTGTACCTCAAAAAAAGTCGGTTGAAGTTAAATCAATCAACCCGCACACTTTACAAAATTATGATGATTGTCCATTAAAATATAAATTTATCAGCGTAGATAAACTGGCCGCCCCAAGCGATTTTTCGGCTAACGTGGGTTCATTAATGCACTCATTATTTGCCTGGTTTTTTACCGAGCGTCAGCAAAATCGCTTACCCTCATTAGACGATCTTCAAAACCGGCTACAACTGAACTGGAATAATCGAGGATTTTTAGACGCACAACACCAAGCCGAAATGAAAATTGAATGTCAAAATCAGATTAATAATTTTTATCAAATGTTCGCAAAATTACCGGCTCCTGATTCAATAGAACATAAATTTGAAGTAAAAATGACCACCACCAAATTGGTCGGTCGAATAGATGCAGTATATCATAATGGACTAGGCTCAATCTCGAACAATAAATTGCCCTTGATTATCGACTTTAAAACGTCGAGTTCGGTTACGAATCAGTCTGATGCAGACACCAAGACCAAAGACAGCGATCAACTGACGTTGTACGCGTTGGCTTGGCAAAATTCGCACAACGTTATTCCGCAAACCGCACTGTACTTTCCCTCTAGCAATTTATTTGGCATCAAAACCGTTACCCAAAAGCAAATTGATCGCCAGCTAGAGCGTATAGATAAAATAGTCGGCCTGATTGAAAAAGAGCAGTTAGATGCTACTCCAAGCAAATTTACTTGCCAATACTGCCCATTTGCCCAATTCTGCCCCCAGTCAATGAGTAAATGA
- the ftsZ gene encoding cell division protein FtsZ, translated as MEKRESDNFAVIKVVGVGGSGGSAINRMINSKLRSIEFVCINTDAQALGHSDASIKIQIGKDSTRGLGSGADPEVGRRAIEENKDEIYEALKGADMVFVTYGAGGGTGTGAAPIVASIARELGALTVGVVTKPFSFEGQRRRKIAEAGIDELKGNVDTLITIPNDRLLQVIDKKTSLSDAFGIVDDVLRQGVQGISDLITLHGIINVDFADVRAIMSDAGSALMGIGRGSGDNRAIEAARAAIESPLLELSIDGAKGILFNITGGPDLGMYEIDEAAKAITEAADPDANIIFGAIIDDAMSGEVKITVIATGFEGELPRPVKKPGLGGTSQIPMQPNRSTLGNYNQQPQAQREPTPLTEAMDRFGLHQGASETPTETPTDSTNDQDNDQLDVPAFIRRKLK; from the coding sequence ATGGAAAAACGAGAGTCAGATAATTTCGCGGTCATAAAGGTAGTGGGTGTTGGTGGATCAGGGGGGTCGGCCATAAATCGAATGATAAACTCAAAACTTCGTAGTATTGAGTTTGTTTGTATTAATACAGACGCGCAAGCCCTTGGGCACAGTGACGCCAGTATTAAAATTCAAATTGGCAAAGACTCTACACGAGGTCTTGGCTCCGGTGCAGACCCAGAGGTTGGTCGCCGAGCGATCGAAGAAAACAAAGACGAGATTTATGAAGCCCTAAAAGGGGCCGATATGGTATTTGTTACCTACGGCGCCGGTGGCGGAACCGGAACGGGAGCCGCGCCAATCGTTGCCAGCATCGCTAGAGAGTTAGGCGCGTTAACCGTTGGTGTTGTAACCAAGCCATTTAGCTTTGAAGGCCAACGCCGCCGTAAAATCGCCGAAGCGGGCATCGACGAGCTAAAAGGCAATGTGGACACGCTTATCACCATCCCAAATGACCGTTTGCTACAAGTCATCGACAAAAAGACCTCACTGTCAGACGCATTTGGCATTGTAGATGATGTGCTACGCCAAGGTGTGCAGGGTATTTCCGATTTAATTACGCTTCATGGCATTATTAACGTTGACTTTGCCGATGTTCGCGCCATTATGTCCGATGCCGGGTCTGCTTTGATGGGTATTGGGCGTGGATCGGGTGATAATCGTGCTATCGAGGCTGCTCGAGCCGCAATCGAAAGCCCACTTTTGGAGCTATCTATTGATGGCGCCAAAGGTATTCTGTTTAACATTACCGGCGGCCCTGACCTCGGAATGTATGAAATAGATGAAGCCGCTAAGGCCATTACCGAAGCCGCCGACCCAGACGCAAATATTATCTTTGGCGCAATAATTGATGACGCCATGTCCGGTGAAGTTAAAATCACCGTTATTGCCACCGGTTTTGAAGGCGAACTTCCGCGTCCGGTGAAAAAACCAGGCTTGGGCGGCACCTCTCAAATCCCAATGCAACCAAACCGATCAACTTTAGGCAATTATAACCAACAGCCTCAAGCCCAAAGAGAACCAACCCCGTTAACCGAGGCCATGGATCGTTTCGGATTACACCAAGGCGCATCGGAAACGCCCACCGAAACCCCAACCGATTCTACTAACGACCAAGACAATGACCAGCTAGACGTACCTGCATTCATCCGTCGAAAACTCAAATAA